Proteins from one Nitrobacteraceae bacterium AZCC 2146 genomic window:
- a CDS encoding XTP/dITP diphosphohydrolase (product_source=KO:K02428; cath_funfam=3.90.950.10; cog=COG0127; ko=KO:K02428; pfam=PF01725; superfamily=52972; tigrfam=TIGR00042) gives MHRRITGKLVIATHNPGKLAEMRDLLAPYGIEAVSAGELGLGEPDETGGTFRANAAIKAMAAAQVAQLPAFADDSGLVVDALDGAPGILSARWAGESKDFTAAMTRIERLLQERGATIPEQRTAHFVSALCVAWPDGHIEEVEAKAFGTLVWPPRGDAGFGYDPSFQPDGHTRTYGEMTAIEKHGLPPLGMGLSHRARAFVKLAEICLDPR, from the coding sequence ATGCATCGTCGAATCACCGGCAAGCTCGTGATCGCGACCCACAATCCCGGCAAGCTCGCCGAGATGCGCGACCTCTTGGCGCCTTATGGCATCGAAGCGGTGTCGGCGGGCGAACTCGGCCTCGGCGAACCCGACGAGACCGGCGGCACCTTTCGCGCCAATGCCGCGATCAAGGCGATGGCCGCGGCGCAGGTCGCGCAACTGCCGGCGTTTGCCGATGACTCCGGCCTCGTCGTCGATGCGCTCGACGGCGCGCCCGGTATCCTTTCCGCGCGCTGGGCCGGCGAGAGCAAGGACTTTACGGCGGCGATGACGCGGATCGAACGGCTGCTGCAGGAGCGCGGCGCAACGATACCCGAACAGCGCACCGCGCATTTCGTCTCGGCACTCTGCGTCGCCTGGCCCGATGGCCATATCGAGGAAGTCGAAGCCAAAGCCTTCGGCACACTGGTCTGGCCGCCGCGCGGCGATGCCGGCTTTGGCTACGATCCCTCATTCCAGCCCGATGGCCACACCCGGACTTACGGCGAGATGACCGCGATCGAGAAGCACGGCCTGCCGCCGCTGGGCATGGGCCTGTCGCATCGCGCCCGCGCCTTCGTCAAACTCGCGGAGATCTGCCTTGACCCGCGCTGA
- a CDS encoding nicotinamidase/pyrazinamidase (product_source=KO:K08281; cath_funfam=3.40.50.850; cog=COG1335; ko=KO:K08281; pfam=PF00857; superfamily=52499; transmembrane_helix_parts=Inside_1_6,TMhelix_7_26,Outside_27_238) gives MRDRRQVFAGLGTLAAAGLVPKALWAAGKISLDRTSVLLVIDVQNCFLPGGSLAVKDGDKVVPIINGIAKKFADVVMTQDWHTPGHISFASSHSGKKPFEVIDLKYGKQVLWPDHCVQGTDGAGLSKDLAIPHAELILRKGFNKDVDSYSAFTEADGKTTTGLASYLKARKLQRVFIAGLATDFCVAWSALDARKAGFDTYVIEDACRGIDTQGSLAKAWADMAKAGVKRIQSADLVA, from the coding sequence ATGCGCGACAGACGACAGGTTTTCGCGGGATTGGGCACGCTCGCCGCGGCCGGGCTGGTGCCGAAGGCGCTATGGGCCGCCGGCAAGATCAGCCTCGATCGCACCTCGGTGCTACTGGTGATTGACGTTCAGAACTGCTTCCTGCCCGGCGGCAGCCTTGCGGTGAAGGACGGCGACAAGGTCGTCCCGATCATCAACGGCATCGCCAAGAAATTCGCGGATGTGGTGATGACGCAGGACTGGCACACACCGGGCCACATTTCCTTCGCCTCCAGCCATAGCGGCAAGAAGCCGTTCGAGGTCATCGACCTGAAATACGGCAAGCAGGTGCTGTGGCCGGACCACTGCGTGCAAGGCACCGACGGCGCCGGCCTGTCGAAGGATCTCGCGATCCCGCATGCCGAACTGATCCTGCGCAAGGGATTCAACAAGGACGTCGACAGCTATTCGGCCTTCACCGAAGCCGACGGCAAGACCACTACGGGCCTTGCCAGCTATCTGAAAGCGCGAAAGCTGCAGCGCGTGTTCATCGCCGGCCTCGCCACCGATTTCTGCGTCGCATGGTCGGCGCTCGACGCCCGCAAGGCCGGCTTCGATACCTACGTGATCGAAGACGCCTGCCGCGGCATCGACACCCAGGGTTCGCTGGCGAAAGCCTGGGCCGACATGGCCAAGGCGGGGGTGAAGCGGATTCAGTCAGCCGATCTGGTGGCGTAG
- a CDS encoding putative oxygen-independent coproporphyrinogen III oxidase (product_source=TIGR00539; cog=COG0635; pfam=PF04055,PF06969; smart=SM00729; superfamily=102114; tigrfam=TIGR00539), translating to MTRAEGKQDAFGVYVHWPFCLSKCPYCDFNSHVRHAPIDEERFARAFEREIETTAQRTPGREVSSIFLGGGTPSLMQPKTVGAILDAIGKHWRVAPDVEVSLEANPTSVEATRFRGYRTAGVNRVSLGVQALNDASLKALGRLHSAREALDAVAIARSVFDRYSFDLIYARPDQTPEMWTDELKLAISEAAEHLSLYQLTIEEGTPFFGLHAAGKLKTPDEAMARILYDVTQEVCAQHGLPSYEISNHARPGAECKHNLVYWRGQEYAGIGPGAHGRLDIDGIRHAIATEKRPEAWLMRVESSGHGVVTDDLLNSEERADEFLLMGLRLAEGIDPQRYQALAGRALDPVRIRILRDEGAIVVEENGRLRVTQEGFPVLDAVVADLAA from the coding sequence TTGACCCGCGCTGAGGGAAAACAGGACGCCTTCGGCGTTTACGTGCACTGGCCGTTTTGCCTGTCGAAGTGCCCGTATTGCGATTTCAACAGCCATGTCCGTCATGCGCCGATCGATGAAGAGCGTTTCGCCCGCGCCTTCGAACGCGAGATCGAAACCACCGCGCAACGCACGCCGGGCCGCGAAGTATCATCGATCTTTCTCGGCGGCGGCACGCCGTCACTGATGCAGCCGAAAACGGTGGGCGCGATTCTCGATGCCATCGGCAAGCACTGGCGCGTTGCACCCGATGTCGAAGTATCCCTGGAAGCCAATCCGACCTCCGTCGAAGCGACGCGGTTTCGCGGCTACCGCACCGCGGGCGTCAATCGCGTTTCGCTCGGCGTGCAGGCGCTCAACGACGCCTCGCTGAAAGCGCTGGGGCGTTTGCACAGCGCGCGCGAAGCGCTCGATGCGGTGGCGATCGCGCGCAGCGTGTTCGACCGCTACTCGTTCGACCTGATCTATGCGCGGCCGGACCAGACGCCCGAGATGTGGACCGACGAACTCAAGCTAGCGATCTCGGAAGCCGCCGAGCATCTGTCGCTGTATCAGCTCACCATCGAGGAAGGCACGCCGTTCTTCGGGCTGCATGCCGCCGGCAAATTGAAAACACCCGACGAAGCCATGGCGCGCATCCTCTATGACGTGACGCAGGAGGTGTGCGCACAGCACGGCCTGCCGTCCTACGAGATTTCCAACCACGCCCGCCCCGGCGCGGAGTGCAAGCACAACCTCGTCTACTGGCGCGGCCAGGAATATGCCGGCATCGGCCCCGGCGCCCATGGCCGGCTCGATATCGACGGCATCAGACACGCCATCGCCACCGAGAAGCGGCCTGAGGCGTGGCTGATGCGCGTCGAGTCCTCCGGCCACGGCGTCGTCACCGACGATCTGCTCAACAGCGAAGAACGCGCCGACGAATTTTTGCTGATGGGATTGCGTCTCGCCGAAGGCATCGATCCGCAGCGCTACCAGGCGCTGGCCGGCCGCGCGCTTGATCCCGTCCGGATCCGGATCCTGCGCGACGAGGGCGCGATCGTCGTCGAGGAGAACGGCCGCCTGCGCGTCACGCAGGAGGGTTTTCCAGTGCTCGATGCGGTGGTAGCGGACTTGGCGGCGTAA
- a CDS encoding glutathione synthase (product_source=KO:K01920; cath_funfam=3.30.470.20,3.40.50.20; cog=COG0189; ko=KO:K01920; pfam=PF02951,PF02955; superfamily=52440,56059; tigrfam=TIGR01380), whose translation MTLNVAVQMDPIARINFRGDSTFAMLLEAQKRGHTLSYYTPDKLSLRGEEVVAPVQKLTVRDAEGDYFTLGESTRTNMESFDVVLLRQDPPFDLAYITSTHLLERIHPKTLVVNDPASVRNAPEKIFVMDFSDLMPPTLISRDMAEINSFRAEHGAVVMKPLHGHGGAAVFRVLPQDMNFGSLYDMFSVTFKEPWVIQRFLPEVKHGDKRIILIDGEFAGAVNRVPAEDDLRSNMVRGGAAKATELSPREREICARLAPALRERGLLFVGIDVIDGNLTEINVTSPTGIRAIAKLGGPDVAAKLWDVIEAKRG comes from the coding sequence ATGACCTTGAACGTCGCCGTCCAGATGGACCCCATCGCACGCATCAACTTTCGCGGCGATTCGACCTTTGCGATGCTGCTGGAGGCGCAGAAGCGCGGCCACACGCTGTCCTATTACACCCCGGACAAGCTTTCGCTGCGCGGCGAGGAGGTGGTGGCGCCAGTGCAGAAGCTCACGGTGCGCGATGCCGAAGGTGACTACTTCACCCTCGGCGAATCCACACGTACCAACATGGAATCCTTCGACGTGGTGCTGCTGCGGCAGGATCCGCCATTCGATCTCGCTTACATCACCTCGACGCATCTGCTCGAACGAATTCACCCGAAGACGCTGGTGGTCAACGATCCCGCCAGCGTGCGCAACGCGCCGGAAAAAATCTTCGTGATGGATTTCTCCGACCTGATGCCGCCGACGCTGATCTCACGCGACATGGCGGAGATCAATTCGTTCCGCGCCGAGCACGGCGCCGTGGTGATGAAACCGCTGCATGGCCATGGCGGCGCTGCGGTGTTTCGTGTGCTGCCGCAGGACATGAATTTCGGCTCGCTCTACGACATGTTTTCCGTGACCTTCAAGGAACCCTGGGTGATCCAGCGCTTCCTCCCCGAAGTGAAGCACGGCGACAAGCGCATCATCCTGATCGACGGCGAATTCGCCGGCGCAGTGAATCGCGTGCCGGCCGAAGACGATCTGCGTTCCAACATGGTGCGCGGCGGCGCGGCCAAAGCCACCGAGCTGTCGCCGCGCGAGCGCGAGATTTGCGCGCGACTGGCGCCGGCGCTGCGCGAGCGCGGGTTGTTGTTCGTTGGCATCGACGTCATCGACGGCAATCTCACCGAGATCAACGTGACCTCGCCGACCGGCATTCGCGCCATTGCAAAATTGGGCGGGCCGGACGTGGCAGCCAAACTCTGGGACGTGATTGAAGCGAAGCGGGGCTGA
- a CDS encoding hypothetical protein (product_source=Hypo-rule applied; cleavage_site_network=SignalP-noTM) yields the protein MLHRIGRLLGSMLVVLHAEAALSETPVAQQAPAFPADRSGASGEAQAGGGSGILIRQARLSCTALPRSNEAFDPPTTSALPAADSFAVREHFRLDTSPMADVGISWLGATFAQRYGGKIENRVADAPLQVFTLGRASRDAEIIGALGDRHETQLGAIWCSLRLQAHGEPGALLTTAVPNIFYARDAAGVLGAVDVVWGGAGWEIGASRIDGGRQWPAGIRVFSRD from the coding sequence ATGCTGCATCGGATTGGCCGGTTGCTGGGGTCGATGCTGGTTGTTTTGCACGCTGAGGCAGCACTGTCCGAGACCCCTGTGGCCCAGCAGGCTCCGGCCTTCCCAGCGGACCGCAGCGGCGCATCGGGAGAGGCGCAAGCGGGTGGAGGCTCCGGGATACTGATCCGGCAGGCCAGGCTTTCCTGCACCGCGCTGCCGCGATCGAACGAGGCTTTTGATCCGCCAACCACGTCGGCGCTTCCAGCCGCCGACAGTTTTGCCGTCCGCGAGCACTTCCGGCTGGATACCTCGCCGATGGCCGATGTGGGGATTTCCTGGCTCGGCGCGACATTCGCGCAGCGCTATGGCGGCAAGATCGAAAACCGCGTCGCCGATGCCCCGCTGCAGGTCTTCACGCTGGGCCGGGCCTCGCGCGATGCCGAAATCATCGGTGCCCTCGGGGATCGCCACGAGACGCAGCTCGGCGCGATCTGGTGCAGCCTGAGACTTCAGGCCCATGGCGAACCGGGCGCCCTGCTGACGACGGCCGTGCCCAATATCTTCTACGCGCGCGATGCCGCAGGTGTGCTGGGAGCCGTCGATGTCGTCTGGGGCGGGGCCGGGTGGGAGATCGGGGCGAGCCGCATCGATGGCGGGCGTCAATGGCCCGCTGGAATCCGGGTGTTCTCACGCGACTAG
- a CDS encoding hypothetical protein (product_source=Hypo-rule applied; cath_funfam=3.40.50.2300; pfam=PF13458; superfamily=53822) — protein MADPFNPKSGHKGATRRTAVGLLLGAPLLGACAGVQQTLTNTFGTGNSAQPGPAGPAQQPLAVGTGQVKVGLILPLSASGNAGIAAQSMKNAAEMALAEFQNPNIQLLIKDDAGSAQGAQQGTQQALDEGSEIILGPLFALSVPATAQLTRTRNISVIAFSTDSSVAGRGVYLLSFLPESDVNRIVEYAASTGKRSFAAMLPENAYGNVVEVAFKQAVARKGGRVVAFEKYGADRSNAARNIAASLSGADALFLADDGDAVVATADALTAAGANLRNVQLLGTGLWDNPRVFGSAALQGGLYVAPDPSGFRAFAGRYRTKYGAEPVRTATLAYDAVALVAALARTQGGQRFSQDVLTNPSGFAGIDGLFRFRADGSNERGLAVMRVASGGGQPVAGSPKSFGA, from the coding sequence ATGGCGGATCCGTTCAATCCCAAGTCCGGGCATAAGGGAGCGACCAGGCGAACGGCTGTCGGTCTGTTGCTTGGCGCGCCACTGCTCGGCGCCTGCGCCGGCGTGCAGCAGACCCTTACCAATACGTTCGGTACCGGCAACTCCGCGCAACCCGGTCCTGCGGGACCGGCGCAGCAGCCGCTCGCGGTCGGCACCGGCCAGGTCAAGGTCGGGCTGATCCTGCCGCTGTCGGCGTCCGGCAATGCCGGGATCGCCGCGCAGTCCATGAAGAACGCCGCCGAAATGGCGCTGGCGGAATTTCAGAATCCCAATATCCAGCTGCTGATCAAGGATGACGCCGGCAGCGCGCAAGGCGCACAGCAAGGCACCCAGCAGGCGCTCGACGAAGGCTCGGAAATCATCCTCGGGCCGCTGTTCGCTTTGTCGGTGCCGGCGACCGCGCAGCTCACGCGGACCCGCAACATCTCGGTGATCGCGTTCTCGACCGATTCCAGCGTCGCCGGCCGTGGCGTCTATCTGCTGAGCTTCCTGCCGGAATCCGACGTCAATCGGATTGTCGAATATGCCGCCTCTACCGGAAAGCGCTCCTTCGCCGCGATGCTGCCGGAAAACGCCTATGGCAATGTCGTCGAGGTCGCCTTCAAGCAGGCCGTGGCCCGCAAGGGCGGCCGCGTCGTCGCCTTCGAGAAATACGGCGCGGATCGTTCCAATGCGGCGCGCAACATCGCAGCGTCGCTGAGCGGCGCCGATGCGCTGTTTCTGGCCGACGATGGCGACGCCGTTGTTGCCACCGCCGATGCCTTGACGGCCGCGGGTGCTAACCTGCGCAATGTGCAGCTGCTCGGCACCGGGCTCTGGGACAATCCGCGGGTGTTCGGCAGTGCCGCCTTGCAAGGTGGGCTCTATGTCGCGCCGGATCCGTCTGGCTTCCGAGCCTTCGCTGGCCGCTATCGTACCAAATACGGTGCCGAGCCGGTCCGCACCGCGACGCTGGCCTATGACGCCGTGGCACTGGTTGCCGCACTGGCGCGGACCCAGGGCGGACAACGGTTTTCGCAGGATGTGCTGACCAACCCATCGGGCTTCGCCGGCATCGACGGGCTGTTTCGTTTTCGCGCCGACGGCAGCAACGAACGCGGCCTCGCGGTGATGCGCGTCGCGTCTGGCGGCGGCCAGCCGGTGGCAGGTTCGCCGAAGAGCTTTGGCGCGTAA
- a CDS encoding heat-inducible transcriptional repressor (product_source=KO:K03705; cath_funfam=1.10.10.10,3.30.390.60,3.30.450.40; cog=COG1420; ko=KO:K03705; pfam=PF01628; superfamily=46785,55781; tigrfam=TIGR00331): MAHHDPIGLIAPHAGLAQLNERSREIFRQIVESYLATGEPVGSRNISRLITVPLSPASVRNVMSDLEQLGLIYAPHTSAGRLPTELGLRFFVDALMQVGDLTEPERQSIQAQLNSVGKVQSVEAALGEALTRLSGLTRAAAVVLTAKSNSRLKHIEFVRLEPERALVVLVAEDGQVENRVLALPPGVPSSALTEASNFLNSRIRGRTLAEARLELETALAQSRIELDQLTQKVIAAGIASWSGGNSDERQLIVRGQANLLDDLHALEDLERVRLLFDDLESKREVIDLLGRAETAEGVRIFIGSENKLFSLSGSSTIIAPYSDGAGHIVGVLGVIGPTRLNYARVIPMVDYAARIVSRMLGG, translated from the coding sequence TTGGCCCATCACGATCCGATCGGCCTGATCGCGCCACATGCCGGGCTAGCGCAGCTCAACGAGCGCTCGCGCGAGATTTTCCGGCAAATCGTCGAGAGTTATCTCGCGACCGGCGAACCCGTGGGTTCCCGCAACATCTCCCGCCTGATCACGGTTCCCCTGTCGCCGGCCTCGGTCCGCAACGTGATGTCGGATCTGGAGCAGCTCGGCCTGATCTATGCGCCACATACCTCCGCCGGCCGGCTGCCGACCGAACTGGGGCTGCGGTTCTTCGTTGATGCCTTGATGCAGGTCGGCGACCTCACCGAACCGGAGCGGCAGTCGATCCAGGCCCAGCTGAACTCGGTCGGTAAAGTGCAGTCGGTGGAAGCGGCTCTCGGCGAGGCGCTGACCCGGCTGTCCGGCCTGACCCGGGCCGCGGCGGTGGTTCTGACTGCCAAGTCGAATTCGCGGCTGAAACACATCGAATTCGTCCGTCTGGAGCCGGAACGGGCGCTGGTGGTGCTGGTCGCCGAGGATGGTCAGGTCGAAAACCGCGTGCTGGCGCTGCCGCCGGGGGTGCCGTCATCGGCGCTGACCGAGGCCTCGAACTTCCTCAATTCGCGGATTCGCGGCCGCACCCTGGCCGAAGCCCGGCTGGAACTGGAAACCGCGCTGGCGCAGAGCCGCATCGAGCTGGATCAGCTGACCCAGAAGGTGATCGCCGCCGGTATCGCCAGTTGGTCCGGCGGCAACAGCGACGAGCGCCAGCTGATCGTGCGCGGCCAGGCCAATCTGCTGGACGACCTGCATGCGCTGGAGGATCTGGAGCGGGTCCGGCTGCTGTTCGACGATCTCGAGAGCAAGCGCGAGGTCATCGACCTGTTGGGCCGCGCTGAAACCGCCGAGGGCGTGAGAATCTTCATCGGCTCGGAAAACAAGCTGTTTTCGCTGTCGGGTTCCTCCACCATCATCGCACCGTACAGCGATGGCGCCGGCCATATCGTCGGCGTTCTCGGCGTGATCGGTCCGACCCGGCTGAATTATGCCCGGGTGATCCCGATGGTCGATTACGCCGCCCGCATCGTCAGCCGCATGCTCGGCGGCTGA
- a CDS encoding molecular chaperone GrpE (product_source=KO:K03687; cath_funfam=2.30.22.10,3.90.20.20; cog=COG0576; ko=KO:K03687; pfam=PF01025; superfamily=51064,58014), whose product MTDSNGPNDNPGKPAEAAEPVVSKPYIMPDDPEPNSVEALTKEAAESRDKMLRTLAEMENLRKRTQREVADGRTYAIANFARDVLDIADNLQRALDAVPADTKAAADPGLKALIEGVELTERSLLNTLEKNGVKKFDPSGEKFDPNFQQAMYEVPDSSVPAGTVVQVVQAGYTIGDRVLRPALVAVSKGGAKVAASE is encoded by the coding sequence ATGACTGATTCCAACGGGCCAAACGACAACCCGGGCAAGCCGGCTGAGGCGGCCGAACCAGTGGTCTCAAAACCCTACATCATGCCGGACGATCCGGAGCCGAATTCGGTCGAGGCGCTGACCAAGGAAGCCGCGGAATCCCGCGACAAGATGCTGCGGACGCTGGCGGAGATGGAAAACCTGCGCAAGCGCACCCAGCGCGAAGTCGCCGACGGCCGCACCTATGCGATCGCCAATTTCGCCCGCGACGTACTCGACATCGCCGACAACCTGCAGCGCGCCCTCGATGCGGTGCCCGCTGACACCAAGGCGGCGGCCGATCCCGGCCTGAAGGCGCTGATCGAAGGCGTCGAGCTCACCGAACGCTCGCTGCTCAACACGCTGGAAAAGAACGGCGTGAAAAAGTTCGATCCGTCCGGCGAGAAGTTCGATCCGAACTTCCAGCAGGCGATGTACGAAGTGCCGGACTCCTCTGTGCCCGCGGGCACCGTGGTCCAGGTCGTGCAGGCCGGCTATACCATCGGCGATCGCGTGCTGCGCCCGGCGCTGGTGGCGGTGTCGAAGGGCGGCGCCAAGGTGGCTGCGTCGGAGTAG
- a CDS encoding putative endonuclease (product_source=KO:K07460; cog=COG0792; ko=KO:K07460; pfam=PF02021; superfamily=52980; tigrfam=TIGR00252), translated as MAKTDDASAPSKAAKVAAPERVAAFNTGLSAESRAAAMLLAKGYRIQARRFRTPYGEIDIVARKRHLIAFVEVKARARLDDAAYAVTPRQQARIIDAAQAWLMAHPEHAEFELRFDVMLIAPGHLPRHLLAAFDAST; from the coding sequence ATGGCGAAGACTGACGACGCCTCCGCTCCCTCCAAGGCGGCGAAAGTCGCTGCGCCCGAGCGCGTCGCCGCGTTCAATACCGGTCTCTCGGCCGAAAGCCGCGCCGCGGCGATGCTGCTGGCCAAGGGCTATCGCATCCAGGCGCGGCGGTTTCGCACCCCCTATGGCGAGATCGACATCGTCGCGCGCAAGCGCCATCTGATCGCCTTTGTCGAGGTCAAGGCCCGCGCCCGGCTCGACGACGCCGCCTATGCGGTGACGCCGCGGCAGCAGGCGCGAATCATCGACGCCGCCCAGGCCTGGCTGATGGCGCATCCCGAACATGCGGAATTCGAGCTGCGCTTCGACGTCATGCTGATTGCGCCGGGACATCTGCCACGCCATCTGTTAGCGGCATTCGACGCCAGCACCTGA
- a CDS encoding ribonuclease PH (product_source=KO:K00989; cath_funfam=3.30.230.70; cog=COG0689; ko=KO:K00989; pfam=PF01138,PF03725; superfamily=54211; tigrfam=TIGR01966), which translates to MRPSRRAPDELRAVSLERGVVKYAEGSCMVKFGDTHVLVTATLEERLPPWLKGQGRGWVTAEYGMLPRATLERTRREAAAGKQGGRTVEIQRLIGRSLRAAVDLEALGERQITIDCDVIQADGGTRTASITGAWVALADCIGWMKGRNMFKNGGGNVLRDNIAAISCGIYNGTPVLDLDYAEDSEADTDANFVMTGDGRIIEVQGTAEKTPFTQDEFLKLMALAQTGIGRLVELQKMAVA; encoded by the coding sequence ATGCGGCCAAGCCGTCGTGCGCCCGATGAACTGCGCGCCGTGTCGCTGGAACGCGGCGTGGTCAAATATGCCGAAGGCTCCTGCATGGTGAAGTTCGGCGACACCCACGTGCTGGTGACGGCGACCCTGGAAGAGCGCTTGCCGCCGTGGCTCAAGGGCCAGGGCCGCGGCTGGGTCACTGCCGAATACGGCATGCTGCCCCGCGCCACGCTGGAACGCACCCGCCGCGAGGCCGCCGCCGGCAAGCAAGGCGGCCGCACCGTGGAAATCCAGCGCCTGATCGGCCGCTCGCTGCGCGCCGCGGTTGATCTCGAAGCTCTCGGCGAACGCCAGATCACCATCGATTGCGACGTGATCCAGGCCGACGGCGGCACCCGCACCGCCTCGATCACCGGCGCCTGGGTGGCGTTGGCCGACTGCATCGGCTGGATGAAGGGCCGCAACATGTTCAAGAACGGCGGCGGCAATGTGCTGCGCGACAATATCGCCGCGATCTCCTGCGGCATCTACAACGGCACCCCCGTGCTCGATCTCGATTACGCCGAGGATTCCGAGGCCGACACCGACGCCAACTTCGTCATGACCGGCGACGGCCGCATCATCGAGGTGCAGGGTACCGCCGAGAAGACGCCGTTCACCCAGGACGAATTCCTGAAGCTGATGGCGTTGGCGCAAACGGGCATCGGCCGGCTGGTCGAACTGCAGAAAATGGCGGTGGCGTGA
- a CDS encoding 16S rRNA (cytidine1402-2'-O)-methyltransferase (product_source=KO:K07056; cath_funfam=3.40.1010.10; cog=COG0313; ko=KO:K07056; pfam=PF00590; superfamily=53790; tigrfam=TIGR00096) codes for MWIGPAFSNDSLYIAAMRATPSPTPPEDAPAPSARTFAISGHLLTAPKAVPGLHLVATPIGNLGDITLRALETLAGVDIIACEDTRITRRLTERYSISGLLKQYHEHNAEQARPKILEKLAQGASIALVSDAGTPLISDPGFKLAREVSAAGFNVIALPGPSSVLAALAVAALPTDRFFFEGFLPSRQMARRARLTELSRIDATLVMFDSGNRVQDTLRDLADIMGSRDAAICRELTKMHEEISRAPVSELAAAADGLETRGEFVLVIGPPAADAQAVTEADLDEMLRASLQRDSVKDAVAHAVELSGRPRREIYARALELAKELKEGGDGED; via the coding sequence GTGTGGATAGGCCCTGCCTTTTCCAACGATTCCCTCTACATTGCCGCCATGCGCGCAACACCATCCCCAACCCCGCCCGAAGATGCCCCGGCACCCTCAGCCCGGACCTTCGCCATCTCCGGCCATCTGCTGACGGCGCCGAAAGCCGTGCCCGGGCTGCATCTGGTGGCGACGCCGATCGGCAATCTCGGCGACATCACGCTGCGCGCGCTGGAGACCCTGGCCGGCGTCGACATCATCGCCTGTGAGGACACCCGCATCACCCGCCGGCTGACCGAACGCTATTCGATTTCCGGGCTGCTGAAGCAATACCACGAGCACAACGCAGAGCAGGCGCGGCCGAAGATCCTCGAAAAACTCGCGCAGGGCGCCTCGATCGCGCTGGTATCCGATGCCGGCACGCCCTTGATCTCCGATCCCGGCTTCAAGCTGGCGCGCGAAGTCTCCGCCGCGGGCTTCAATGTGATTGCGCTGCCCGGGCCGTCCTCGGTGCTGGCGGCGCTGGCGGTGGCGGCATTGCCGACCGACCGCTTTTTCTTCGAGGGCTTTCTGCCGTCGCGGCAGATGGCGCGACGCGCGCGCCTCACCGAACTGTCGCGAATCGACGCCACGCTGGTGATGTTCGATTCCGGCAACCGCGTACAGGACACGTTGCGCGATCTCGCCGACATCATGGGCAGCCGCGACGCCGCGATCTGCCGCGAGCTGACCAAGATGCACGAGGAGATCAGCCGCGCGCCGGTGTCCGAGCTGGCTGCCGCCGCCGACGGGCTGGAAACCCGTGGCGAATTCGTGCTGGTGATCGGCCCGCCGGCGGCCGATGCGCAGGCCGTGACCGAAGCCGATCTCGACGAGATGCTGCGCGCGTCCCTGCAGCGCGACAGCGTCAAGGACGCCGTCGCCCATGCCGTCGAGCTGTCCGGCCGGCCGCGCCGCGAGATCTATGCCCGCGCGCTGGAGCTGGCCAAGGAGCTGAAGGAAGGCGGCGATGGCGAAGACTGA